In Streptomyces sclerotialus, one genomic interval encodes:
- a CDS encoding Uma2 family endonuclease — protein MTIAPIDRTDMADIDKQYLDEVFEFLYGGIPEGFRAEVVEGAVQMSPQRDTHSNIIKHVLLQMGARFGPDSEIMMDVRLDLPGYRNGFCPDIFKLSDDAKKDEKGRWRYQDVEFVLEVISRETARNDYGKKKDAYAAGEVPVYLIADPYTGKCHLFTRPEDGAYQSKSSSAFGEPVDLTDTVLGMTLATDRFPRD, from the coding sequence GTGACCATCGCACCGATCGACAGGACCGACATGGCCGACATCGACAAGCAGTACTTGGACGAGGTGTTCGAGTTTCTGTACGGCGGCATCCCCGAGGGGTTCAGGGCAGAGGTCGTCGAGGGGGCCGTCCAGATGTCGCCGCAGAGGGATACGCACTCGAACATCATCAAGCATGTGCTGTTGCAGATGGGGGCTCGCTTCGGTCCGGACAGCGAGATCATGATGGATGTCCGCCTGGATCTGCCGGGATACCGCAACGGTTTCTGCCCCGACATCTTCAAGCTCTCGGACGACGCGAAGAAGGATGAGAAGGGACGCTGGCGCTACCAGGATGTCGAGTTCGTCCTCGAAGTGATCTCACGCGAGACAGCCCGCAACGACTACGGCAAGAAGAAGGACGCCTACGCCGCCGGTGAGGTGCCCGTTTACCTGATCGCGGACCCGTACACCGGCAAGTGCCATCTCTTCACCAGGCCGGAGGACGGTGCGTATCAGAGCAAGTCGTCCTCGGCCTTCGGCGAGCCGGTCGACCTGACCGACACGGTCCTCGGCATGACCCTGGCAACGGACAGGTTCCCCCGCGACTGA
- the lon gene encoding endopeptidase La: protein MASTSTPLTLPVLPLDDEVVLPGMVVPLDLSDADVRAAVEAAQAAASPGNKPRVLLVPRVDGTYAGIGTLGKVEQVGRLSDGDPGALIRGLGRVKIGSGTTGPGAALWVEGTTVEETVPDPLPGHVTELVKEYKALATSWLRKRGAWQVVDRVQQIEDVAQLADNSGYSPFLTTEQKVRLLETTDPVARLKDATEALREHLAEQDVAESIAKDVQEGVDKQQREFLLRRQLEAVRKELAELNGDPDDESDDYRARVEAADLPEDVRKAALKEVDKLERSSDQSPEGSWIRTWLDTVLELPWNERTEDAYDIKGARAVLDADHAGLDDVKERITEYLAVRKRRADRGLGLVGGRRGGAVLALTGPPGVGKTSLGESVARAMGRKFVRVALGGVRDEAEIRGHRRTYVGALPGRIVRAIKEAGSMNPVVLLDEIDKVGSDFRGDPAAALLEVLDPAQNHTFRDHYLEVELDLSDVVFLATANVLEAIPEPLLDRMDLVRLDGYTEDEKVTIARDHLLPRQLEKAGLETGEVVIEDAALRKLAGEYTREAGVRNLERAIARLLRKIAAQHELGERELPFTVGTDELRPLIGRPHHVPESAQDPEERRTAVPGVVTGLAVTGAGGDVLYVEASLADPETGGSGLQLTGQLGDVMKESAHIALSFLRSHGAELELPVGDLKDRGVHLHVPAGAVPKDGPSAGITMTTALASLLSGRQVRPDVAMTGEVSLTGRVLPIGGVKQKLLAAHRAGITTVVIPKRNEADLDDVPAEILEKLDVHPVSDVRQVLELALTPASAPASPEVPVAA, encoded by the coding sequence ATGGCTTCGACGTCCACACCGCTCACCCTGCCCGTGCTGCCCCTCGACGACGAGGTCGTGCTGCCCGGCATGGTGGTGCCGCTGGACCTGTCCGACGCGGACGTACGCGCCGCGGTGGAGGCCGCACAGGCCGCCGCCTCACCCGGTAACAAGCCACGGGTGCTGCTCGTTCCACGAGTCGACGGCACTTACGCCGGTATCGGCACGCTCGGCAAGGTCGAGCAGGTCGGCCGGCTGTCCGACGGCGACCCCGGCGCGCTCATCCGCGGCCTGGGCCGTGTGAAGATCGGCTCCGGGACGACCGGCCCCGGCGCGGCCCTGTGGGTGGAGGGCACCACGGTCGAGGAGACCGTGCCCGACCCGCTGCCCGGCCACGTCACCGAGCTGGTCAAGGAGTACAAGGCGCTGGCCACCAGCTGGCTGCGCAAGCGCGGCGCCTGGCAGGTCGTGGACCGCGTCCAGCAGATCGAGGACGTCGCGCAGCTCGCCGACAACTCCGGCTACTCGCCCTTCCTGACCACCGAGCAGAAGGTGCGCCTCCTGGAGACCACCGACCCGGTGGCCCGCCTGAAGGACGCGACCGAGGCGCTCCGCGAGCACCTCGCCGAGCAGGACGTCGCGGAGTCCATCGCCAAGGACGTCCAGGAGGGCGTCGACAAGCAGCAGCGCGAGTTCCTGCTCCGCCGCCAGCTGGAGGCCGTCCGCAAGGAGCTGGCCGAGCTGAACGGCGACCCGGACGACGAGAGCGACGACTACCGCGCCCGTGTCGAGGCCGCCGACCTGCCCGAGGACGTCCGCAAGGCCGCCCTCAAGGAGGTCGACAAGCTGGAGCGGTCCAGCGACCAGAGCCCCGAGGGCTCCTGGATCCGCACCTGGCTGGACACCGTCCTGGAGCTGCCGTGGAACGAGCGCACCGAGGACGCGTACGACATCAAGGGCGCCCGCGCCGTCCTGGACGCGGACCACGCGGGCCTGGACGACGTCAAGGAGCGCATCACCGAGTACCTGGCCGTCCGCAAGCGCCGCGCGGACCGCGGCCTCGGCCTCGTCGGCGGCCGCCGCGGCGGCGCCGTCCTCGCGCTCACCGGCCCGCCCGGCGTCGGCAAGACCTCCCTCGGCGAGTCCGTCGCCCGCGCCATGGGCCGCAAGTTCGTCCGCGTCGCGCTCGGCGGCGTCCGGGACGAGGCGGAGATCCGCGGCCACCGCCGTACGTACGTCGGCGCGCTGCCCGGCCGTATCGTCCGCGCCATCAAGGAGGCCGGCTCCATGAACCCGGTCGTCCTCCTCGACGAGATCGACAAGGTCGGCTCCGACTTCCGCGGCGACCCGGCCGCGGCGCTCCTCGAAGTGCTCGACCCGGCCCAGAACCACACCTTCCGCGACCACTACCTGGAGGTCGAGCTCGACCTCTCCGACGTGGTCTTCCTCGCCACGGCCAACGTCCTGGAAGCGATCCCGGAGCCCCTCCTGGACCGTATGGACCTGGTCCGGCTGGACGGCTACACCGAGGACGAGAAGGTCACCATCGCCCGTGACCACCTGCTCCCGCGCCAGCTGGAGAAGGCGGGCCTGGAGACCGGCGAGGTCGTCATCGAGGACGCCGCGCTGCGCAAGCTCGCCGGCGAGTACACCCGCGAGGCGGGCGTACGGAACCTGGAGCGCGCCATCGCCCGGCTGCTCCGCAAGATCGCGGCCCAGCACGAGCTGGGCGAGCGCGAGCTGCCCTTCACGGTCGGCACGGACGAGCTGCGCCCGCTCATCGGGCGGCCGCACCACGTCCCCGAGTCCGCGCAGGACCCGGAGGAGCGGCGCACCGCCGTGCCGGGTGTGGTCACCGGCCTGGCCGTGACCGGAGCGGGCGGTGACGTCCTCTACGTCGAGGCGTCCCTCGCCGACCCGGAGACCGGCGGGTCCGGCCTCCAGCTCACCGGCCAGCTCGGCGACGTGATGAAGGAGTCGGCGCACATCGCCCTCTCCTTCCTCCGCTCGCACGGCGCGGAGCTGGAGCTGCCCGTCGGCGACCTGAAGGACCGCGGCGTGCACCTGCACGTCCCGGCGGGCGCGGTGCCGAAGGACGGCCCGAGCGCGGGCATCACCATGACCACGGCCCTGGCCTCGCTCCTCAGCGGGCGTCAGGTCAGGCCCGACGTGGCCATGACCGGCGAGGTCTCCCTCACCGGCCGCGTCCTGCCCATCGGCGGCGTCAAGCAGAAGCTCCTCGCGGCGCACCGCGCGGGCATCACGACCGTCGTGATCCCCAAGCGCAACGAGGCCGACCTGGACGACGTCCCCGCCGAGATCCTGGAGAAGCTCGACGTCCACCCGGTCTCCGACGTCCGCCAGGTCCTGGAACTGGCCCTGACCCCGGCGTCGGCCCCGGCGTCGCCGGAGGTGCCGGTGGCGGCGTGA
- a CDS encoding response regulator transcription factor, which yields MDQTQTTQGAAAAATPGAQRRVLVVEDDPTIVDAIAARLRAEGFQVQTAGDGPSAVDTAEAWQPDLLVLDIMLPGFDGLEVCRRVQAQRPVPVMMLTARDDETDMLVGLGVGADDYMTKPFSMRELAARVHVLLRRVERAALAAHTPRSGILRLGELEIDHAQRRVRVRGADVHLTPTEFDLLVCLANTPRAVLSREQLLAEVWDWADASGTRTVDSHIKALRRKIGAERIRTVHGVGYALETPPA from the coding sequence ATGGACCAGACTCAGACCACCCAGGGCGCCGCGGCGGCGGCCACTCCGGGCGCGCAGCGGCGGGTGCTCGTCGTCGAGGACGACCCGACGATCGTGGACGCCATCGCGGCCCGGCTGCGCGCCGAGGGCTTCCAGGTGCAGACGGCCGGCGACGGCCCGTCCGCCGTGGACACCGCCGAGGCCTGGCAGCCCGACCTGCTCGTCCTCGACATCATGCTGCCGGGCTTCGACGGCCTGGAGGTGTGCCGCCGGGTGCAGGCCCAGCGGCCGGTCCCGGTGATGATGCTCACCGCGCGGGACGACGAGACGGACATGCTGGTCGGTCTCGGCGTCGGCGCCGACGACTACATGACCAAACCGTTCTCCATGCGGGAGCTGGCCGCCCGGGTGCACGTCCTGCTGCGCCGGGTCGAGCGGGCCGCGCTCGCCGCGCACACCCCGCGCAGCGGCATCCTGCGCCTGGGTGAACTGGAGATCGACCACGCGCAGCGGCGGGTCCGGGTACGCGGCGCCGACGTGCACCTCACCCCCACCGAGTTCGACCTGCTGGTCTGCCTCGCCAACACCCCGCGCGCCGTCCTCTCCCGTGAGCAGCTGCTCGCCGAGGTCTGGGACTGGGCGGACGCCTCCGGCACCCGTACGGTCGACAGCCACATCAAGGCGCTGCGCCGGAAGATCGGCGCCGAGCGCATCCGCACGGTCCACGGCGTCGGGTACGCGCTGGAGACCCCGCCGGCATGA
- a CDS encoding lysozyme: protein MRIRRCITLLSTLGAALAVTVPAAASTASAPSDDRRHGLGHAGSTLRAHEGGAAPGTVPQPRGGVAGMDVSSHQGNVNWPAAWRAGARFAIVKATEGTSYRNPRYGQQYNGSYNAGMIRGAYHFAIPSSSSGAAQADYFVDNGGGWKADGRTLPPALDIEYNPYGSICYGLSRAAMAAWIDDFSRTVHARTGRHPMIYTSTNWWKQCVGDNASFGMKHPLWIARYSSAPGPLPAGWAAHTIWQYDDAGRFPGDQNVFNGSAAQLRKLATG from the coding sequence ATGCGCATACGCCGGTGCATCACGCTGCTCTCCACGCTCGGTGCGGCCCTCGCGGTGACCGTGCCCGCCGCCGCATCCACCGCTTCCGCTCCGTCCGACGACCGCCGCCACGGACTCGGCCATGCCGGGTCCACGCTCCGCGCCCACGAGGGCGGCGCCGCGCCGGGCACGGTGCCGCAGCCGCGCGGCGGGGTGGCGGGCATGGACGTCAGCAGCCACCAGGGCAACGTGAACTGGCCGGCCGCCTGGCGCGCCGGTGCCCGCTTCGCCATCGTCAAGGCCACCGAGGGCACGAGCTACCGCAACCCCAGGTACGGGCAGCAGTACAACGGGTCCTACAACGCCGGGATGATCCGCGGCGCGTACCACTTCGCGATCCCCAGCTCCTCCTCCGGCGCCGCGCAGGCCGACTACTTCGTCGACAACGGCGGCGGCTGGAAGGCGGACGGCCGGACCCTGCCGCCCGCGCTGGACATCGAGTACAACCCGTACGGATCCATTTGTTACGGCCTGAGCCGGGCGGCCATGGCCGCGTGGATCGACGACTTCAGCAGGACGGTGCACGCGCGTACCGGGCGGCACCCGATGATCTACACCTCCACCAACTGGTGGAAGCAGTGCGTCGGCGACAACGCGTCCTTCGGCATGAAGCACCCGCTGTGGATCGCCCGCTACTCGTCCGCCCCCGGCCCCCTCCCGGCCGGCTGGGCGGCGCACACCATCTGGCAGTACGACGACGCCGGCCGCTTCCCCGGCGACCAGAACGTCTTCAACGGCTCGGCGGCGCAGCTGCGGAAGCTGGCTACGGGGTAG
- a CDS encoding MarR family winged helix-turn-helix transcriptional regulator, whose translation MDDLFLSLEHELAVFLRRARASSGEMAREVHPDLEPSAYGLLVRLADAGEQRATELACYFGVGKATISRQLRALDDLGLVAREKDPADGRAVLVRLTDEGLARFTRVRSARRDRYARRLAAWDRGEIAELARLLHRLNDEQEQDAEPSGEAAESGRETAEG comes from the coding sequence ATGGACGACCTGTTCCTCTCGCTGGAGCACGAGTTGGCGGTGTTCCTGCGCCGCGCCCGCGCCTCCTCCGGCGAGATGGCCCGTGAGGTGCACCCGGACCTGGAGCCTTCGGCGTACGGGCTGCTGGTCCGGCTCGCCGACGCGGGCGAGCAGCGGGCCACCGAACTCGCCTGCTACTTCGGCGTCGGGAAGGCGACCATCAGCCGTCAGCTGCGGGCGCTGGACGACCTCGGCCTGGTGGCCCGCGAGAAGGACCCGGCCGACGGCCGTGCCGTCCTGGTCCGGCTCACCGACGAGGGACTGGCCCGCTTCACCCGGGTACGCAGCGCCCGGCGTGACCGTTACGCCCGTCGGCTCGCCGCCTGGGACCGCGGGGAGATCGCCGAACTGGCACGGCTGCTCCACCGGTTGAACGATGAACAGGAACAGGACGCGGAACCCAGCGGGGAGGCGGCGGAATCCGGCCGGGAGACGGCGGAGGGCTGA
- a CDS encoding spermidine synthase yields MPAPYATDEAPVTVERRDGPYGEVVLRRRGPHFEIIANGCFLMDTSDGRSERLLVDAALAALPGDRTRPSVLIGGLGVGFSLVRAAEEPRWGRITVVEREGAVVGWHRDGPLDAVSGPALADPRTEIVQADLVAYVHEGAGTETYDALCLDIDNGPGWTVTEDNGGLYSPAGLAACRDRLTPGGVLAVWSAQPSPAFESALRNAGFSEVRTEEIPVVRGVPDVVHLARKRA; encoded by the coding sequence ATGCCAGCCCCCTACGCAACCGACGAGGCGCCCGTCACGGTGGAGCGCCGGGACGGGCCGTACGGGGAGGTGGTGCTGCGGCGGCGGGGCCCGCACTTCGAGATCATCGCCAACGGCTGCTTCCTGATGGACACCTCGGACGGCCGGTCGGAGCGGCTGCTGGTCGACGCCGCGCTCGCCGCCCTGCCCGGTGACCGCACGCGGCCGTCCGTACTGATCGGCGGGCTCGGCGTCGGCTTCTCGCTGGTGCGCGCCGCCGAGGAGCCGCGCTGGGGCCGGATCACGGTCGTCGAGCGCGAGGGCGCGGTCGTCGGCTGGCACCGCGACGGACCGCTGGACGCGGTCTCGGGCCCGGCGCTGGCCGACCCGCGCACCGAGATCGTCCAGGCCGACCTGGTGGCGTACGTCCACGAGGGGGCGGGCACGGAGACCTACGACGCGCTCTGCCTGGACATCGACAACGGCCCCGGCTGGACCGTCACCGAGGACAACGGCGGGCTCTACTCGCCGGCCGGCCTGGCCGCCTGCCGGGACCGGCTGACGCCGGGCGGAGTGCTCGCCGTATGGTCGGCGCAGCCCTCCCCGGCCTTCGAATCCGCTCTCCGGAATGCCGGGTTCAGCGAGGTTCGCACCGAAGAGATCCCCGTTGTCCGAGGCGTCCCCGACGTGGTCCACCTCGCGAGGAAACGCGCGTAG
- a CDS encoding sensor histidine kinase, translating into MRKKRLRGDVVEPGPPAGPARSGTDGDRAGGRPARVRNRLVGAVAVVAVAVLAVGTPVIASATQDVDGSQELVDLGELNARAVTLSHSLADERDAMTVYVATGRTTQNGGGVSEAQRARVDRQIKDLRAEAAESSAETAAFAEAGKLLKGLPKVRQQGLAGPGTALDTFKSYSATIQALDAISAGIARKVPPRALAAGSHAQGLPLLARATEQASATRGLLLAALASGGREPDLSAAAQQSHVRAQAAVADFRQSADAHSRDSYDRTVNGTDVDTAERYLTRLTDQSRLSPLDLRLNRERIQSTLTTRIGLMRSVESSLSTADVKSMGTLRDDDVTSLEIRIGLVGLCLLLAVGISIWAARTMTQPLSALRRGAARVAKDPADEQPIEYKGRNDEYAQTVRSVNALHAQVAELAKKAAEAEGERARMASGRKRLAAERDVLLEERADLTERLATLRSGVNNRFVSLAMRTVGLVERQLAVIESLEEKEQDPERLETLYKLDHFAARVRRNSENLLVLSGSEHSNHNAVPVPLLDVLRASISEIERYERVRIQSLPPHSQVAGFAADDVSHLISELLDNATAFSPPDAHVELSGWLLESGELMLSVQDQGIGMTAERMAELNQRLADPETATSSETVDEALGLGLYVVVRLASRHGVRVQLRDQQQGGVTAVVVLPKSILPTRPTPAATAQPGAVHTAPTLPGSVAEANSNALPARGQRSLPPQQDQQPQQDQQPQQDQQPQQPQQGRPAPAPVGDPLTDPLPDPLTDPLPDPLTDPLPDSLTGPRPGAPADPLIQAAERTIDAAGLGPDQRTPGTGRPDAQAPAGPAAQAPAGPAHAAPAAPAAPAGPAGPAGPGRSGVPDFSGDPDAEPDTGAVPAARSPYVADDAPAAPSPYDGGAEHSRAESQEEPPARKLTDMGLPKRTPRVVAQRPPSAPRQGGGVNAEALRRRLGGFQQGAREGRRDVEAEIAERTAEQTIPQTDTDGAGAPGESHVVEEARD; encoded by the coding sequence GTGCGGAAGAAGCGGCTTCGGGGTGACGTGGTGGAGCCGGGACCACCGGCCGGCCCGGCCAGGTCCGGTACGGACGGTGACCGCGCGGGCGGGCGTCCCGCGCGGGTGCGCAACAGGCTCGTGGGGGCCGTGGCGGTGGTCGCCGTCGCCGTCCTCGCGGTCGGCACGCCCGTCATCGCCTCGGCGACACAGGACGTGGACGGCTCCCAGGAGCTGGTCGACCTCGGCGAGCTGAACGCCCGCGCGGTGACCCTGTCCCACTCCCTCGCCGACGAGCGCGACGCCATGACGGTCTACGTCGCGACGGGCCGGACGACGCAGAACGGCGGCGGTGTCTCGGAGGCTCAGCGGGCCCGCGTGGACCGCCAGATCAAGGACCTGCGCGCCGAGGCGGCCGAGAGCTCCGCCGAGACCGCGGCGTTCGCCGAAGCGGGCAAGCTGCTCAAGGGGCTGCCCAAGGTCCGCCAGCAGGGACTGGCCGGCCCGGGCACGGCACTGGACACCTTCAAGTCCTACAGTGCCACCATCCAGGCGCTGGACGCCATTTCCGCAGGCATCGCCCGTAAGGTGCCGCCCCGCGCGCTCGCCGCCGGCTCCCACGCCCAGGGGCTGCCGCTCCTCGCCCGCGCCACCGAACAGGCCTCCGCGACCCGCGGACTGCTGCTCGCCGCGCTGGCGAGCGGCGGCCGGGAGCCGGACCTGTCGGCCGCCGCGCAGCAGTCGCACGTCCGCGCGCAGGCCGCGGTCGCCGACTTCCGGCAGTCGGCGGACGCGCACTCCCGGGACAGCTACGACCGGACCGTCAACGGCACCGACGTCGACACCGCCGAGCGTTACCTCACCCGGCTCACCGACCAGTCGCGGCTGTCCCCCCTCGACCTCCGGCTGAACCGCGAGCGCATCCAGTCCACGCTCACCACCCGCATCGGCCTGATGCGCAGCGTGGAGTCCTCGCTGTCCACCGCCGACGTGAAGTCCATGGGCACGCTCCGGGACGACGACGTCACCTCGCTGGAGATCCGTATCGGGCTGGTCGGTCTCTGCCTGCTGCTCGCCGTCGGCATCAGCATCTGGGCCGCGCGCACGATGACCCAGCCGCTGTCCGCGCTGCGCCGCGGGGCCGCGCGGGTCGCCAAGGACCCCGCCGACGAGCAGCCGATCGAGTACAAGGGCCGCAACGACGAGTACGCGCAGACCGTCCGCTCGGTCAACGCGCTGCACGCGCAGGTCGCCGAGCTGGCGAAGAAGGCCGCCGAGGCCGAGGGCGAGCGCGCCCGGATGGCGAGCGGCCGCAAGCGGCTGGCCGCCGAGCGCGACGTGCTGCTGGAGGAGCGCGCCGACCTCACCGAGCGGCTGGCCACACTGCGTTCCGGCGTCAACAATCGTTTCGTCAGCCTGGCGATGCGTACGGTCGGCCTGGTCGAGCGTCAGCTCGCGGTCATCGAGAGCCTGGAGGAGAAGGAGCAGGATCCCGAGCGCCTGGAGACCCTCTACAAGCTCGACCACTTCGCCGCCCGGGTCCGCCGCAACAGCGAGAACCTCCTCGTCCTGTCCGGCTCCGAGCACAGCAACCACAACGCCGTGCCGGTGCCGCTGCTGGACGTGCTGCGCGCCTCGATCAGCGAGATCGAGCGGTACGAGCGGGTGCGCATCCAGTCGCTGCCGCCGCACTCCCAGGTCGCCGGCTTCGCCGCCGACGACGTCAGCCACCTGATCTCCGAGCTGCTGGACAACGCCACGGCGTTCTCCCCGCCGGACGCCCACGTCGAGCTGTCCGGCTGGCTGCTGGAGAGCGGCGAGCTGATGCTCTCGGTCCAGGACCAGGGCATAGGGATGACCGCCGAGCGGATGGCGGAGCTGAACCAGCGGCTGGCGGACCCGGAGACGGCGACGTCCTCGGAGACCGTGGACGAGGCGCTCGGCCTCGGCCTGTACGTCGTCGTACGGCTCGCCTCGCGGCACGGCGTCCGCGTCCAGCTGCGCGACCAGCAGCAGGGCGGGGTCACCGCCGTCGTGGTGCTGCCGAAGTCCATCCTGCCGACCCGTCCGACGCCGGCCGCGACCGCGCAGCCCGGTGCGGTGCACACCGCGCCCACCCTCCCGGGCTCGGTCGCCGAGGCCAACTCCAACGCGCTGCCCGCCCGCGGCCAGCGCAGCCTGCCGCCGCAGCAGGACCAGCAGCCGCAGCAGGACCAGCAGCCCCAGCAGGACCAGCAGCCCCAGCAGCCGCAGCAGGGCCGGCCGGCACCGGCTCCCGTCGGCGACCCCCTCACGGACCCCCTGCCGGATCCCCTCACGGACCCGCTGCCGGACCCCCTCACGGACCCGCTGCCCGACTCCCTGACGGGTCCCCGGCCCGGCGCGCCCGCCGACCCGCTGATCCAGGCGGCGGAGCGGACGATCGACGCGGCAGGCCTGGGGCCGGACCAGCGGACACCGGGTACGGGCAGGCCGGACGCCCAGGCGCCGGCCGGTCCGGCGGCACAGGCCCCGGCCGGTCCCGCCCATGCCGCTCCGGCCGCTCCGGCCGCCCCGGCTGGTCCCGCAGGGCCCGCCGGCCCCGGGCGTTCCGGTGTGCCGGACTTCTCCGGTGACCCGGACGCCGAGCCGGACACCGGTGCGGTGCCCGCCGCCCGGTCGCCGTACGTCGCCGACGACGCCCCGGCCGCGCCGTCCCCGTACGACGGCGGCGCTGAGCACAGCCGGGCCGAGTCGCAGGAGGAGCCGCCCGCGCGGAAGCTCACCGACATGGGGCTGCCCAAGCGCACGCCCCGGGTCGTGGCACAGCGGCCGCCGAGCGCACCGCGGCAGGGCGGCGGGGTGAACGCGGAAGCGCTGCGGCGCCGCCTCGGCGGCTTCCAGCAGGGCGCGCGCGAAGGCCGGCGGGACGTGGAGGCCGAGATCGCGGAGCGCACGGCCGAACAGACCATCCCACAAACGGACACCGACGGAGCGGGGGCCCCGGGAGAGAGTCACGTTGTCGAGGAGGCACGCGATTGA
- a CDS encoding protein phosphatase 2C domain-containing protein, whose protein sequence is MRIELATEPGDPQRPNEDYASVSLPASGQGGVLVLLDGVTPPPEDFGCRHDVPWFTARLGGAMLELSGSLRDMTLTEALAEAIRRTAAAHRDTCDLSHSRTPQATAIAARWSPYAVEYLVLSDSALLVEAPDGTVEAVLDRRLAQLPAAVGELRAAVRALPEGSAERAAAAREYVAAVEALRNAEGGFWTAAADPSVAERAVTGTVPRDRVRSLTALSDGAGRWVEVFREGSWTDCLGVVRKEGPQALIDRVRAAENANADGSAFGRGKLHDDAAVVYAEL, encoded by the coding sequence ATGCGCATCGAACTCGCCACCGAGCCCGGCGACCCCCAACGCCCCAACGAGGACTACGCGTCGGTATCCCTGCCCGCCTCCGGGCAGGGCGGCGTCCTCGTCCTGCTCGACGGGGTCACTCCGCCGCCGGAGGACTTCGGGTGCCGCCACGACGTGCCGTGGTTCACCGCGCGCCTCGGGGGCGCGATGCTCGAACTGTCCGGTTCGCTCCGCGACATGACGCTGACCGAGGCGCTCGCCGAAGCCATCCGCCGCACCGCCGCCGCCCACCGCGACACCTGTGACCTTTCTCACAGCAGGACTCCGCAGGCAACGGCCATCGCCGCACGCTGGTCCCCGTACGCCGTGGAGTACCTGGTGCTGTCGGACTCGGCGCTGCTCGTGGAGGCGCCGGACGGGACGGTCGAGGCGGTGCTGGACCGGCGGCTCGCACAGCTGCCGGCCGCGGTCGGCGAGCTGCGCGCCGCCGTACGGGCCCTGCCGGAGGGCTCGGCCGAACGGGCGGCGGCGGCCCGCGAGTACGTCGCGGCGGTCGAGGCGCTGCGCAACGCCGAGGGCGGCTTCTGGACGGCCGCCGCCGACCCGTCCGTGGCGGAGCGGGCGGTCACCGGCACCGTGCCGCGCGACCGGGTCCGCTCGCTCACCGCGCTCAGCGACGGGGCCGGGCGCTGGGTGGAGGTGTTCCGCGAGGGGTCCTGGACCGACTGCCTGGGCGTGGTGCGCAAGGAGGGGCCGCAGGCGCTCATCGACCGCGTGCGGGCCGCGGAGAACGCCAACGCCGACGGGTCGGCCTTCGGGCGCGGGAAGCTGCACGACGACGCGGCGGTGGTGTACGCGGAACTGTGA
- a CDS encoding lysozyme, translating into MDVHRSGPARHHRRSLATVAGILLTLLALLCGTTGTASATEPAATPAKDAPEPTHPGQDWAGSQIAKHEGGTGLPAPPSLAASVEGVDVSGHQGNVAWSTLWNSGVKFAYVKATESTSYINPYFAQQYNGSYNVGMIRGAYHFALPNTSSGAAQANYFVDHGGGWSKDGKTLPGALDMEYNPYGQVCYGMSASALVNWMKDWFATYKARTGRDAVIYTSTSWWKQCTGNYAGFGAINPLWIPRYGSSVGELPAGWGFHTIWQYTSTGPTVGDHNLFNGAYDRLQALANG; encoded by the coding sequence ATGGACGTGCACAGATCCGGCCCGGCCCGCCACCACCGGCGTTCCCTCGCCACGGTGGCCGGGATCCTCCTCACCCTGCTCGCCCTGCTCTGCGGCACGACGGGCACCGCGTCCGCCACGGAGCCCGCGGCCACCCCCGCCAAGGACGCGCCCGAGCCCACCCACCCCGGTCAGGACTGGGCCGGTTCGCAGATCGCCAAGCATGAGGGCGGAACGGGCCTGCCGGCGCCGCCGTCGCTCGCGGCGTCCGTCGAGGGTGTGGACGTCAGCGGCCATCAGGGCAACGTCGCCTGGTCGACGCTGTGGAACAGCGGGGTGAAGTTCGCCTACGTCAAGGCGACGGAATCCACCAGCTACATCAACCCGTATTTCGCTCAGCAGTACAACGGGTCCTACAACGTCGGCATGATCCGCGGCGCCTACCACTTCGCGCTCCCGAACACCTCGTCCGGCGCCGCCCAGGCCAATTACTTCGTGGATCACGGAGGCGGCTGGTCCAAGGACGGCAAGACCCTGCCCGGCGCGCTCGACATGGAGTACAACCCGTACGGCCAGGTCTGCTACGGCATGAGCGCATCGGCGCTGGTCAACTGGATGAAGGACTGGTTCGCGACGTACAAGGCACGGACCGGACGGGACGCGGTGATCTACACCTCCACCAGCTGGTGGAAGCAGTGCACCGGCAACTATGCGGGCTTCGGCGCCATCAACCCGCTGTGGATCCCGCGGTACGGCTCCTCGGTCGGGGAACTCCCGGCCGGCTGGGGCTTCCACACCATCTGGCAGTACACGTCCACCGGGCCGACCGTGGGCGACCACAACCTCTTCAACGGCGCGTACGACCGTCTCCAGGCGCTCGCGAACGGGTAA